Proteins encoded within one genomic window of Amycolatopsis nigrescens CSC17Ta-90:
- a CDS encoding AbgT family transporter, protein MTESQRRAAATKPNLLFRSISAIERVGNKLPNPFWLFWIMAGMLGVASFVLAKLDVSVTLPNSGKVVEVKNLLSLEGLNHAAESAFDNFAEFPPVPLVVTMILGVSIAEASGLMTALLRATVIRLPARWVTFSITFASMVSHVMGDSAYMVMIPLGALAFRAVGRSPVLGVLVAFVSVSAAFNASPLVTPSAAIRASLTTAAAQTVDPNVVVTPLATYFYAAVGSLVLSIVITLTVELVLAKRPAFSQLPSVQDDDLAGADARLTARERRGLRWAGVVFVGYVAVVATLLLLPGSPLLGKGGSVVQSTVVLDVAVFVALLLGLMGFVYGKVTGSIRSLAALPKIMADGMIPVAPVLVLFFAAAQFLAYFEWTGLGSVITVEGAELLHKLNAPDLVVLLVIIFGIALLNLVISSGTAMWSILAPILVPMMMYVGLRPEATLSAFMIGDSATGPVTPMNAFFVLALSYVQKYKKDAGIGTVMSFAIPLSFVILLAWTALFVAWYLLGVPLGPGGYLY, encoded by the coding sequence ATGACAGAGTCGCAACGGCGCGCTGCTGCCACCAAGCCCAACCTCCTGTTCCGATCCATCAGCGCGATCGAGCGGGTGGGAAACAAGCTTCCGAACCCCTTCTGGCTCTTCTGGATCATGGCCGGAATGCTGGGCGTGGCCAGCTTCGTTCTGGCCAAGCTCGACGTTTCCGTCACCTTGCCGAACTCCGGCAAGGTGGTGGAGGTCAAGAACCTGCTCTCCCTCGAAGGTCTCAACCACGCCGCCGAATCGGCTTTCGACAACTTCGCGGAGTTTCCTCCGGTCCCCCTGGTGGTCACGATGATCCTCGGCGTGAGCATCGCCGAGGCGAGCGGCCTGATGACAGCGCTGCTCAGAGCCACCGTGATCCGGCTGCCTGCTCGATGGGTGACGTTCTCGATCACCTTCGCCTCCATGGTGTCCCACGTCATGGGCGACTCGGCGTACATGGTGATGATCCCGCTCGGCGCACTGGCTTTCCGTGCCGTCGGCAGGAGTCCCGTGCTGGGCGTGCTGGTCGCTTTCGTCTCGGTCTCCGCGGCGTTCAACGCCAGCCCGCTGGTCACGCCGTCCGCGGCCATCCGGGCGTCCCTGACGACCGCGGCCGCGCAGACGGTCGATCCGAACGTGGTTGTCACCCCGCTCGCCACCTACTTCTACGCCGCCGTCGGATCGCTGGTCCTGTCGATCGTCATCACGCTCACGGTGGAACTGGTACTGGCCAAGCGACCTGCGTTCAGCCAGTTGCCTTCGGTGCAAGACGACGACCTCGCCGGGGCGGATGCCAGGCTCACCGCACGGGAGCGACGTGGCCTGCGGTGGGCCGGCGTCGTCTTCGTCGGCTACGTAGCGGTAGTCGCAACGCTCTTGCTGCTCCCGGGCTCTCCGCTGCTCGGGAAAGGTGGCAGCGTCGTCCAGTCGACCGTGGTACTGGACGTGGCCGTATTCGTCGCACTGCTTCTCGGCCTGATGGGATTCGTCTACGGCAAGGTGACCGGGAGCATCCGGTCGCTGGCCGCCTTGCCCAAGATCATGGCCGACGGAATGATCCCGGTGGCTCCGGTTCTCGTGCTCTTCTTCGCCGCCGCGCAATTCCTCGCCTATTTCGAATGGACCGGCCTCGGCTCGGTGATCACGGTCGAGGGCGCCGAGCTGCTGCACAAGCTGAACGCACCCGACCTGGTCGTGCTGCTGGTCATCATCTTCGGGATCGCCTTGCTCAATCTGGTGATCTCGAGCGGCACCGCCATGTGGTCGATCCTCGCGCCGATCCTGGTGCCGATGATGATGTACGTCGGCCTGCGGCCCGAGGCGACGCTTTCAGCCTTCATGATCGGAGACTCGGCAACCGGTCCGGTGACCCCGATGAACGCCTTCTTCGTACTTGCTTTGAGCTACGTCCAGAAATACAAGAAGGATGCGGGAATCGGAACGGTGATGTCGTTCGCGATACCCCTGTCGTTCGTCATCCTGCTGGCCTGGACCGCGCTGTTCGTCGCCTGGTACCTGCTGGGCGTGCCACTGGGGCCGGGAGGGTACCTCTACTGA
- a CDS encoding methyltransferase domain-containing protein codes for MVSAVTEPSVLHETRAAYDAVASLYAELFSNVLEILPLERAMLAAFAELVQAHDSGPVADIGCGPGHVTAHLHALGLTAFGIDLSAEMVALARQARPDLRFDEGSMTALDVADGALGGILAHYSIIHTPPRQLPAVFTEFQRVLAPGGHLLLGFFAGDDPLPQEFDHKVTLAYRWSPDSLMELLRQAGFVEVARMQREPHENERQFQQGQLLVRKPQSGLLGPAPDADQ; via the coding sequence ATGGTTTCCGCCGTGACCGAACCCTCCGTCCTGCACGAAACCAGGGCTGCCTACGACGCCGTTGCCTCCCTGTACGCCGAGCTTTTCAGCAACGTGCTTGAGATCTTGCCGCTGGAACGTGCGATGCTGGCCGCGTTCGCCGAACTCGTGCAGGCCCACGACTCCGGACCGGTCGCGGACATCGGCTGTGGTCCCGGGCATGTGACCGCACACCTGCACGCGCTCGGGCTGACCGCCTTCGGCATCGACCTGTCCGCCGAGATGGTCGCACTGGCCCGCCAAGCCCGTCCGGACCTGCGGTTCGACGAGGGTTCGATGACCGCGCTGGACGTCGCCGACGGAGCCCTCGGCGGCATTCTCGCGCACTACTCCATCATCCACACACCGCCGCGGCAGCTGCCGGCCGTGTTCACCGAGTTCCAGCGAGTGCTGGCGCCGGGTGGTCACCTGCTGCTCGGATTCTTCGCCGGCGACGACCCGCTGCCGCAGGAATTCGACCACAAGGTCACGCTCGCCTATCGGTGGTCGCCGGACAGTCTGATGGAACTGTTGCGCCAGGCCGGGTTCGTCGAGGTCGCCCGGATGCAGCGCGAGCCGCACGAAAACGAGCGGCAGTTCCAACAGGGCCAACTGCTGGTCCGCAAGCCCCAATCGGGGCTGCTCGGGCCTGCTCCCGATGCGGATCAGTAG
- a CDS encoding nucleoside phosphorylase has translation MPIPNFPGKHELTALFQPRDYLGHVWKGATPGGRPIPEGAVFVYSPRLLRQVVDRHEVRERRVSRRSIKVHEVQVPGGAVAVVGGFGIGGPAAATTMEELIGAGVRRAVSIGGAGGLHPAQGIGDLVVCNGAVRDEGVSYHYLPPGERYVYPNEELTARLLEAVEERAEHVVVGRTWTTDAPYRETREEVLHYRAEGVLTVEMEAASLAAVALHRGVAFATAFAVMDSLAGETWRPEGLGHQDALTALNILFDAAATILV, from the coding sequence ATGCCGATACCGAACTTTCCCGGAAAGCACGAGCTGACCGCGCTGTTCCAGCCGAGAGACTACCTCGGCCACGTGTGGAAGGGGGCGACTCCGGGCGGACGTCCGATTCCTGAAGGGGCCGTGTTCGTCTACAGCCCGAGGTTGTTGCGGCAGGTTGTGGATCGCCACGAGGTAAGAGAGCGCCGTGTCAGCCGCAGGTCCATAAAGGTGCACGAGGTGCAGGTACCCGGTGGCGCAGTCGCCGTCGTCGGTGGGTTCGGCATTGGTGGACCGGCGGCGGCCACCACCATGGAAGAGCTCATCGGTGCCGGTGTGCGACGGGCCGTCAGCATCGGTGGAGCAGGTGGTTTGCATCCCGCGCAGGGCATCGGCGACCTCGTGGTCTGCAACGGCGCCGTGCGAGACGAGGGCGTCTCCTACCACTACCTGCCGCCAGGCGAGCGCTATGTCTACCCGAACGAGGAGTTGACCGCACGGTTGCTGGAGGCCGTCGAAGAGCGTGCCGAGCACGTTGTGGTGGGCAGAACGTGGACCACGGATGCTCCTTACCGGGAGACCCGGGAAGAGGTGCTGCACTATCGCGCCGAAGGTGTGCTCACGGTGGAGATGGAGGCTGCCTCCCTGGCAGCTGTGGCACTGCATCGAGGCGTGGCGTTCGCCACCGCGTTCGCTGTGATGGACTCGCTGGCCGGGGAGACCTGGCGGCCGGAGGGACTCGGCCACCAGGACGCCCTCACCGCACTGAACATCCTCTTCGACGCCGCGGCCACCATCCTGGTCTGA
- a CDS encoding GNAT family N-acetyltransferase gives MSVIALRPAVPADSEFCFELHKAAMGDYVTATWGWDEHAQRDYHTRGFDPDHWQIITADGADVGMLNVEYRATEIYLARIEIHPDHQGRGIGTHLITALLSEADQRRGDLVLDVLAVNRRAYALYQRLGLQEIARHGDGNIKITMRYPRPPR, from the coding sequence GTGAGCGTCATCGCCCTGCGGCCGGCCGTGCCCGCCGACAGCGAGTTCTGCTTCGAGCTGCACAAGGCCGCCATGGGCGACTACGTCACCGCGACCTGGGGGTGGGACGAGCATGCCCAGCGGGACTATCACACCCGCGGGTTCGACCCGGACCACTGGCAGATCATCACCGCCGACGGTGCTGATGTCGGCATGCTCAACGTCGAGTACCGCGCCACCGAGATCTACCTCGCCCGCATCGAGATCCATCCCGACCATCAAGGGCGCGGCATCGGCACCCACCTCATCACCGCGCTGCTGAGCGAGGCCGACCAGCGACGCGGTGACCTGGTCCTGGACGTCCTCGCGGTCAACCGCCGCGCATACGCCCTCTACCAGCGACTCGGCCTGCAAGAAATAGCACGGCACGGCGACGGCAACATCAAGATCACGATGCGCTACCCCCGGCCGCCCAGGTAG
- a CDS encoding alpha/beta hydrolase family protein — MRRLPKAALATVLASAAALSLASPAGATQRLTLPPPTGSHFVGSSDLHLVDASRQDPWVPTGPRELMVSMFYPALFPVGPQRPYLSLAEAKAFLTESGVPDVAPERIAEVRTSARVDAPALPGKRALVVLSPGFGKPRSTLTGLAEELAGQGFLVAVIGHNYESHGTAFPDGRVTECAACGSDSTLIPPVRAADVSFVLNRLTGPSSPWSGSWMIDRTRIGMAGHSIGGYSTPTAMVTDRRIRAGVDMDGRLWSPIPAPGIDRPFLLLGRESEYTPAGPDTTWALSWPNLTGPKRWISVARAGHASFTDVGVLGEQLGLTQPGLLGGARGMELTRAYVSAFFDEHLRGHDQPLLDGPTPANPEVKFWS, encoded by the coding sequence ATGAGAAGGCTTCCCAAGGCGGCCCTCGCCACCGTACTCGCCTCGGCCGCCGCCTTGAGCCTGGCGAGCCCGGCTGGGGCGACGCAGCGGCTGACCCTGCCGCCTCCGACCGGCTCGCACTTCGTCGGCTCCAGCGACCTGCACCTTGTCGACGCGTCGCGTCAGGATCCCTGGGTGCCGACCGGGCCGCGTGAGCTGATGGTGTCGATGTTCTACCCGGCCCTGTTCCCGGTCGGCCCCCAGCGGCCGTACCTGAGCCTGGCCGAAGCCAAGGCATTCTTGACGGAATCGGGGGTTCCCGACGTCGCCCCCGAGCGGATCGCCGAGGTCCGGACCAGCGCTCGTGTCGACGCCCCGGCCCTGCCCGGCAAGCGCGCACTGGTCGTCTTGTCGCCCGGATTCGGCAAACCGCGCAGCACGCTCACCGGGCTGGCGGAAGAGCTGGCCGGCCAGGGTTTTCTGGTAGCGGTGATCGGGCACAACTACGAATCCCACGGCACCGCGTTTCCGGACGGGCGGGTCACCGAATGCGCCGCCTGCGGTTCCGATTCCACGTTGATCCCGCCGGTCCGCGCCGCCGACGTCTCCTTCGTCCTCAACCGGCTGACCGGGCCGTCCTCGCCGTGGTCGGGCTCCTGGATGATCGACCGGACGCGGATCGGGATGGCAGGGCATTCCATCGGCGGCTACAGCACACCGACGGCCATGGTGACCGACCGGCGGATCCGGGCGGGCGTGGACATGGACGGCAGGCTGTGGTCGCCGATCCCCGCGCCCGGCATCGACCGGCCGTTCCTGCTGCTGGGCCGGGAAAGCGAGTACACCCCGGCCGGCCCGGACACGACCTGGGCCCTCAGCTGGCCGAACCTCACCGGTCCGAAGCGCTGGATCAGCGTCGCGCGGGCCGGGCACGCGTCCTTCACCGACGTCGGCGTCTTGGGGGAACAACTCGGCCTCACCCAGCCCGGGCTGCTGGGCGGCGCCCGCGGCATGGAGCTGACCAGGGCTTATGTCTCCGCGTTCTTCGACGAGCACCTGCGAGGACATGACCAGCCGCTGCTCGACGGCCCGACCCCGGCCAACCCCGAAGTGAAGTTCTGGTCGTAA
- a CDS encoding sensor histidine kinase: protein MLALFRRSPLAADIGLAVLIGLSTVVTAVDDEGFSWWVMSITGLASLLVRHRLPVVTFAAGMLVAFLHLVMGNDLRPVDVVALIGLFSVTAWGPRRFSLALLASGLLAAGTWSYYAAEANSHSVGPAPVPSVIIIDPFSPPEDVGRDQVQDWGGFPALGLSLAVAWLAGLNTRQRRIRLAVLEQRNADLEHERDIQAALAVAAERGRISRELHDVVAHALSVVVLQAQGAQAELDRRPERSREALGAIVETGRTALSEIRRLLGSLGQDAPDWEPRPGAERLPRLVADVRAAGTPVEFHVEGEPRPLPATVDLAAYRIVQEALTNVLKHAGRDASAAIVMRYAPEALEVEVTDDGVAAKPPSETGNGLEGMRERVHVLGGTFEAGPREERGFAVRATLPS from the coding sequence GTGTTGGCCTTGTTCAGGCGTTCCCCGTTGGCAGCGGACATCGGGCTCGCCGTGCTCATCGGACTATCCACTGTGGTCACCGCCGTCGATGACGAGGGCTTCTCCTGGTGGGTCATGAGCATCACCGGTCTGGCGTCACTCCTGGTGCGACATCGCCTGCCCGTAGTCACTTTCGCGGCCGGAATGCTGGTCGCGTTCCTGCACCTGGTGATGGGCAACGACCTTCGCCCGGTCGACGTCGTCGCGTTGATCGGCCTGTTCTCCGTCACGGCGTGGGGGCCGCGACGGTTTTCCCTTGCCTTGCTGGCGTCGGGTCTGCTCGCCGCCGGGACGTGGTCGTACTACGCGGCCGAGGCCAACTCGCACTCGGTCGGCCCGGCCCCGGTGCCGTCGGTGATCATCATCGATCCGTTCAGCCCGCCCGAGGACGTCGGCCGCGACCAGGTCCAGGACTGGGGCGGTTTCCCCGCGCTGGGGTTGTCCCTCGCGGTAGCGTGGTTGGCCGGGCTCAACACGCGGCAGCGCCGGATCCGGCTGGCCGTGCTCGAACAACGCAACGCGGACCTCGAACACGAGCGGGACATCCAGGCCGCGCTGGCGGTGGCCGCCGAACGCGGGCGGATCAGCCGCGAACTCCACGACGTCGTCGCACACGCGCTTTCGGTCGTGGTGCTGCAGGCCCAAGGCGCGCAGGCCGAACTGGACCGGCGGCCCGAACGGTCGAGGGAGGCGCTGGGCGCGATCGTGGAGACCGGGCGCACCGCGCTGAGCGAAATCCGGCGGCTGCTCGGCTCGCTCGGCCAGGACGCGCCGGACTGGGAACCGCGGCCGGGCGCGGAACGCCTGCCGCGGCTGGTCGCCGACGTGCGAGCGGCGGGTACGCCCGTCGAGTTCCACGTCGAAGGCGAACCTCGGCCACTTCCGGCCACTGTGGACCTCGCGGCCTACCGCATCGTCCAGGAAGCACTGACGAACGTGCTCAAACACGCCGGCCGCGACGCTTCGGCGGCTATCGTGATGCGTTATGCGCCGGAGGCATTGGAGGTCGAGGTGACCGACGACGGCGTCGCGGCGAAGCCTCCGTCCGAAACCGGGAATGGGCTCGAGGGAATGCGAGAACGAGTGCACGTGCTGGGCGGCACCTTCGAAGCGGGTCCGCGCGAGGAACGCGGCTTCGCCGTGCGCGCGACCCTGCCGTCATGA
- a CDS encoding response regulator — MTIQVVIADDQALVRTGLRMILDNAPDIEVVGEAGNGLEAVDLVASTDPDVVLMDIRMPEMDGVQATTAIAAAHRARVLVLTTFDLDEYVYAALRAGASGFLLKDALAPDLLSAVRVVAAGEATLAPTVTRRLLDRVVTGLPAPAPDDKLALLTGREREVLHQLARGLSNAEIAELLFLSPGTVKTHVGRILTKLDLRDRVQAVVFAYESGITGPPRR; from the coding sequence ATGACGATCCAGGTGGTGATCGCCGACGACCAGGCACTGGTGCGCACCGGCCTGCGGATGATCCTGGACAACGCGCCGGACATCGAGGTCGTCGGCGAAGCGGGAAACGGGCTGGAGGCGGTCGACCTGGTCGCGAGTACTGACCCCGACGTCGTCCTGATGGACATCCGGATGCCCGAAATGGACGGCGTCCAGGCCACCACCGCGATCGCCGCCGCGCACCGCGCACGCGTCCTCGTCCTGACCACCTTCGACCTCGACGAGTACGTCTACGCCGCACTTCGAGCTGGCGCCAGCGGCTTCCTGCTCAAAGACGCGCTCGCCCCGGACCTGCTCTCCGCCGTCCGCGTCGTCGCAGCCGGCGAAGCCACCCTCGCCCCCACCGTCACCCGCCGTCTCCTCGACCGCGTCGTCACCGGCCTTCCCGCACCGGCACCCGACGACAAGCTCGCGCTCCTCACCGGCCGCGAACGCGAAGTCCTGCACCAACTCGCCCGCGGGCTCTCCAACGCGGAGATCGCCGAACTCCTGTTCCTGTCCCCCGGCACGGTGAAGACGCACGTCGGCCGCATCCTCACGAAACTCGACCTCCGCGACCGGGTCCAAGCCGTAGTCTTCGCCTACGAATCCGGCATCACCGGCCCGCCGCGCAGGTAG
- a CDS encoding peptidase inhibitor family I36 protein, which translates to MRAFKIFLAATALAFTMGATPATASVDESSLTEATMASSASTTCHGSGPTAYCITTAPEGIPCPSGWICLYTESAWREMQVRWPAGNYHPDFGLIPCPAGVPCNNGGPGFDDEMSSWRNNTDIFYCVDSDPRPGSPTINMPPRTGSAYIDDSWNDWGSALSSSGC; encoded by the coding sequence ATGCGAGCCTTCAAGATCTTCTTGGCCGCCACCGCGCTCGCGTTCACGATGGGGGCGACACCGGCGACCGCGTCAGTCGACGAGTCCTCGTTGACCGAGGCCACCATGGCCTCGTCGGCGTCGACGACGTGTCACGGCTCGGGACCGACGGCGTACTGCATAACCACCGCACCGGAGGGCATTCCCTGTCCCAGTGGATGGATCTGTCTCTACACCGAGTCGGCATGGCGGGAGATGCAGGTCCGCTGGCCTGCCGGGAACTACCATCCCGACTTCGGGTTGATCCCGTGTCCGGCCGGAGTCCCCTGCAACAACGGGGGTCCGGGATTCGACGACGAGATGTCCTCCTGGCGGAACAACACCGACATCTTCTACTGCGTCGATTCGGACCCGCGACCGGGCTCCCCGACAATCAACATGCCGCCGAGAACGGGGAGTGCCTACATCGACGACAGCTGGAATGACTGGGGTTCGGCGCTGTCGAGTTCGGGCTGCTAG
- a CDS encoding peptidase inhibitor family I36 protein has translation MRAFKIVLAVAALAFTMGAMPGTASADESSLTEATMSSPASTTCHESGLTRYCKTVQSGQIPCSGGWICLFTDADYRGVMFSWPAGNHHPNFARIPGLNDAATSWVNNTSILYCINWDAAPGLNNDMPPMTKGGYLGDVWNDQASALSSSGC, from the coding sequence ATGCGAGCATTCAAGATCGTCTTAGCCGTTGCCGCACTCGCGTTCACGATGGGGGCGATGCCGGGGACCGCGTCAGCCGACGAGTCCTCGTTGACCGAGGCCACCATGTCCTCGCCGGCGTCGACGACGTGTCATGAATCCGGGCTGACCCGGTACTGCAAAACCGTCCAGAGCGGGCAGATTCCCTGTTCCGGTGGATGGATATGTCTCTTCACCGACGCGGACTACCGAGGGGTGATGTTCAGCTGGCCCGCCGGGAACCACCACCCCAACTTCGCCAGGATTCCGGGATTAAACGATGCGGCGACTTCCTGGGTGAACAATACCAGTATTCTCTACTGCATTAACTGGGATGCGGCGCCAGGTCTGAACAACGATATGCCGCCGATGACAAAGGGTGGCTACCTCGGCGACGTGTGGAACGACCAGGCTTCGGCGCTGTCGAGTTCGGGCTGCTAG
- a CDS encoding AfsR/SARP family transcriptional regulator codes for MTAEFVTFGNVEMWLNGRLVDIGYPRQRYVLAALLFDVNRTVRAEELIVRVWGENPPHRARGTLHTYLSHLRKALSCARDIRIIRQVGGYTLTTDPLAVDLHRFRRLIGQARAADDQDDAVRLLEAALDLVRGDFCTGVDTPWMSFVRESLDQERIAAELDLADLKLRGGSHTELVPELAARTAQRPLDERLAGQFMLALARSGRPADALAHYQKTRGLLAEELGIDPDTALRELHQRILVADSVITHSAPATEPPTPRQLPATTGLFTGRATELARLTELRHHATKASDPAVIGVIGGGGVGKTWLALRWAHEHVHEFPDGQLFVELHGFAPSSPPLPVAEAMRGLLQALGVAPGAIPAESHAQTGLYRSLVAGKRLLVVLDNARDTSQVVPLLPGSPTCVVVVTSRHQLTGLAVEHGADIVPLDVFNTADATALLARCAGAGRVTAEPDALAALVDRCGRLPLAVGIVAARATAHPGFPLTALAAELEGADRLDALTSGELTANVRAVLTSSRHALDSQAALLLGLVGLAPGPDIGVPAAASLLELPTNRARALLQELVAVHLVHEHHPNRYRMHDLVRLYAAERALADHPAAVRAAALRRLTDYYLRTASTATDILLARAHRPRPLSQHPPTSAPVPSTYDEALTWLESERPNLLALAARSDEPTVLGELSRTLRHYLDLRGYHEDARTLHTAALAAARRTGDRGLEAHTLVALSLVQWRWGRYTHAALQQCHAVAVARRHDHPDIEGYALHYLGSTAARLGNYELALRFHWQSLALSRAIGDHDIEGCNLDAIGIVHWYLGDYEQALEYSQQGLALARRTGNLYVEAHALNNLGLIHHRTERYAEARRRFEQALALARSSGSRYVESNALNGLGLVHRELGDVQQARAYLQQAIEAARETGNRSHEAEIHNNLGELAQHTGDPATALKHHQQALTITQATSEPLGQATAHNHLATCYRDLDQPHRARQHRETARTLHRDLGTPPHGTANGACC; via the coding sequence GTGACAGCGGAGTTCGTGACCTTCGGGAACGTCGAGATGTGGCTTAACGGCCGATTGGTCGACATCGGCTACCCGCGGCAGCGATACGTGCTGGCCGCCCTTCTGTTCGACGTCAATCGCACGGTTCGGGCGGAGGAACTGATCGTCCGGGTGTGGGGTGAAAATCCGCCACACCGCGCTCGGGGCACACTGCACACCTACCTGTCCCACCTCCGAAAAGCCCTGAGCTGCGCACGGGACATCCGGATCATCCGGCAGGTCGGCGGCTACACGCTCACCACCGACCCGCTGGCCGTGGATCTGCACCGCTTTCGCCGGCTGATCGGCCAAGCGCGCGCAGCCGACGACCAGGATGACGCGGTGCGACTGCTGGAAGCGGCGCTCGACCTGGTGCGAGGGGATTTCTGCACCGGGGTGGACACACCGTGGATGTCCTTCGTGCGCGAGTCCCTGGACCAGGAACGCATCGCGGCCGAACTCGACCTCGCCGATCTCAAACTGCGCGGCGGCTCGCACACCGAACTGGTGCCCGAGCTGGCCGCCCGCACCGCGCAGCGACCACTGGACGAACGGCTGGCCGGGCAGTTCATGCTCGCGCTGGCCCGCAGCGGCCGACCGGCGGACGCCCTTGCCCACTACCAGAAGACCCGTGGCCTGCTGGCTGAGGAACTCGGCATTGATCCCGACACCGCCCTGCGGGAATTGCACCAGCGGATACTGGTCGCCGATTCCGTGATCACCCACTCGGCGCCGGCGACCGAGCCGCCGACCCCGCGCCAGCTGCCCGCGACCACCGGCCTGTTCACCGGGCGCGCCACCGAGCTGGCACGACTCACCGAACTGCGACACCACGCAACCAAGGCGAGCGACCCGGCGGTGATCGGGGTGATCGGGGGTGGCGGGGTCGGCAAGACCTGGTTGGCGTTGCGCTGGGCGCACGAGCACGTCCACGAGTTCCCGGACGGGCAGCTGTTCGTGGAGCTGCACGGTTTCGCTCCGTCCAGCCCGCCCCTGCCGGTGGCCGAGGCGATGCGGGGATTGCTTCAGGCCCTCGGAGTGGCGCCCGGGGCGATCCCCGCCGAATCGCACGCCCAGACCGGGTTGTACCGCAGCCTGGTCGCCGGTAAACGGCTACTGGTCGTGCTGGACAACGCGCGGGATACCAGCCAGGTCGTGCCGCTGCTGCCGGGCAGCCCGACCTGCGTGGTCGTGGTCACCAGCCGCCACCAGCTCACCGGACTGGCCGTTGAGCACGGCGCGGACATCGTGCCACTGGACGTGTTCAACACCGCCGACGCGACCGCGCTGCTCGCGCGTTGCGCCGGGGCCGGCAGGGTGACGGCCGAGCCGGATGCCCTCGCCGCGTTGGTCGACCGGTGCGGGCGGCTGCCGCTGGCAGTGGGCATCGTCGCCGCCAGAGCCACCGCCCACCCCGGTTTCCCACTGACGGCCCTGGCGGCCGAACTCGAAGGGGCCGACCGGTTGGACGCCCTGACCAGCGGCGAGCTGACCGCCAATGTGCGAGCGGTGCTGACCAGTTCGCGGCACGCCCTGGACAGCCAGGCCGCCCTGCTGCTCGGGCTGGTCGGTCTGGCACCCGGTCCGGACATCGGTGTGCCCGCCGCCGCCAGCCTGCTCGAGCTGCCGACCAATCGCGCCCGCGCGTTGCTGCAGGAGTTGGTTGCCGTGCACCTGGTGCACGAGCACCACCCCAACCGGTACCGCATGCACGACCTCGTTCGCCTGTACGCCGCCGAACGCGCCCTCGCCGACCACCCCGCGGCGGTCCGCGCCGCGGCCCTGCGGCGCCTGACCGACTACTACCTGCGTACGGCCTCGACGGCCACCGACATCCTCCTCGCCCGCGCACACCGCCCCCGGCCGCTCAGCCAGCACCCGCCCACCTCGGCTCCGGTGCCCAGCACCTACGACGAGGCGTTGACCTGGCTGGAATCCGAACGCCCCAACCTGCTCGCCCTCGCCGCCCGCAGCGACGAGCCGACGGTCCTCGGTGAGCTGTCCCGCACCCTGCGGCACTATCTCGACCTCCGCGGCTACCACGAGGACGCCCGCACCCTGCACACGGCCGCCCTCGCCGCCGCCCGCAGAACCGGCGACCGCGGCCTGGAAGCCCACACGCTGGTTGCGCTCAGCCTGGTCCAATGGCGCTGGGGCCGCTACACCCATGCGGCACTCCAGCAGTGCCATGCGGTCGCCGTCGCCCGCCGGCACGACCACCCGGACATCGAGGGCTACGCACTGCACTACCTTGGCTCGACCGCCGCACGCCTGGGAAACTACGAACTGGCCCTCCGGTTCCACTGGCAAAGCCTGGCGCTCAGCCGCGCGATCGGCGACCACGACATCGAAGGCTGCAACCTCGACGCCATCGGCATCGTCCACTGGTACCTCGGCGACTACGAGCAGGCGCTCGAATACTCACAGCAGGGCCTCGCACTGGCCCGCCGCACGGGCAACCTGTACGTCGAAGCACACGCGCTGAACAACCTCGGCCTCATTCACCACCGCACCGAACGCTACGCCGAAGCGCGAAGACGGTTCGAACAAGCATTGGCGCTCGCCCGCAGCAGCGGCAGCCGCTATGTGGAAAGCAACGCCCTCAACGGTCTCGGCCTCGTGCACCGCGAGCTAGGCGATGTCCAGCAGGCACGCGCCTACCTCCAGCAAGCCATCGAAGCCGCCCGCGAAACCGGCAACCGCAGCCACGAAGCCGAAATACACAACAACCTTGGCGAGCTCGCCCAGCACACCGGAGACCCAGCCACCGCACTGAAACACCACCAGCAAGCCCTCACCATCACCCAGGCCACCAGCGAACCCCTCGGCCAAGCCACCGCCCACAACCACCTCGCCACCTGCTACCGCGACCTTGACCAGCCCCATCGCGCCCGCCAGCACCGAGAAACAGCCCGCACCCTCCACCGCGACCTCGGCACACCCCCGCACGGAACGGCCAACGGTGCGTGCTGCTAG